In Gouania willdenowi chromosome 15, fGouWil2.1, whole genome shotgun sequence, one DNA window encodes the following:
- the LOC114476343 gene encoding uncharacterized protein LOC114476343 — MSQSSNWTVPWRTQNATGWDYRMADSGAKPDQSRGAVVTFPVETPGLSMLIQVRYCQQQKYVKVNDVDGQFDFMEFHEKGFSDSSLSSPSEWSESSFSSSASTILLDEVPRKKSRVEGIINAASAKKLIETLLETSSGGKEVLEEYHTTQTLTDATRRKLVNIIVAHMIDKHGHIPTKAVREEYALGIVTLFPSLKDLYSKKGYVNQDFTLLFDDEVSTRLLQKWDPIFRSNVIKEAKQLTSTPELRELVQSAESQPGSDEATTYDKEMASLLLLLYLLPPPPGGPKSPKISASDAVKKTCRLSQVLLQFGGASSESAVPAAIPPSRWSPEEEHRQLLHLHGQTSHPLPGKPFHWGI; from the exons atgtcacagtcgtccaactgGACTGTgccgtggcgcactcaaaacgcaaccggttgGGATTACCGGATGGCGGACAGCGGGGCAAAACCGGATCAGAGCCGAGGCGCAGTGGTGACGTTtccagtggaaaccccag gtCTCAGCATGCTGATCCAGGTTCGTTACTGCCAACAGCAGAAGTATGTGAAGGTGAATGATGTCGATGGACAGTTTGATTTCATGGAGTTCCatgaaaaag GGTTTTCCGATTCCTCCTTGTCCTCTCCATCTGAGTGGTCTGAATCTAGCTTCAGTTCAAGTGCATCAACTATACTTCTAGATGAGGTCCCTAGGAAGAAATCCAGAGTTGAAGGAATAATCAATGCAGCGTCTGCTAAAAAG ttGATCGAAACATTACTTGAAACCAGTTCAGGTGGTAAAGAGGTTCTCGAGGAATATCACACAACACAAACTCTTACAGATGCTACCAGAAGAAAACTGGTCAATATAATAGTGGCCCACATGATTGATAAACATGG GCACATCCCCACCAAAGCTGTTAGAGAAGAATATGCTCTGGGGATAGTGACTTTGTTCCCTTCCCTCAAAGACCTTTACTCCAAGAAAGGCTAT GTGAATCAAGACTTCACTCTTCTGTTTGATGATGAGGTATCCACCAGACTGCTTCAGAAATGGGATCCGATCTTCAGATCTAACGTCATCAAAGAGGCCAAGCAGCTCACCTCAACACCGGAGCTGCGTGAATTGGTTCAGTCAGCAGAGAGTCAACCAGGAAGTGATGAGGCAACAA CTTATGACAAAGAGATGGCCTCCCTTTTGTTGCTGTTATATCTCCTTCCGCCACCACCTGGGGGACCGAAATCTCCAAAAATAAGCGCCTCTGATGCAGTCAAAAAAACTTGTCGTCTTTCACAAg TCTTGCTGCAGTTTGGAGGAGCATCTTCGGAATCAGCAGTGCCAGCAGCCATACCTCCTAGCCGTTGGTCGCCAGAAGAGGAACATCGACAGCTTCTACATCTCCATGGACAAACATCTCATCCCTTGCCAGGCAAACCGTTTCATTGGGGCATTTGA